Proteins encoded in a region of the Salvelinus sp. IW2-2015 linkage group LG27, ASM291031v2, whole genome shotgun sequence genome:
- the LOC111953321 gene encoding diamine acetyltransferase 1: MDRFKLRKAEPKDVPDILRLIKELAKYEDMEDQVILTEKDLLEDGFGDHPFYHCIVAEVPSDKQSNNGPVVIGFAMYYFTYDPWIGKLLYLEDFFVMGEYRGFGIGSEILKLLSHTAVKTRCSSMHFIVAEGNQASIEFYKRRGAADLSLEEGWRLFKIDKXSLLKMSSGPEE, encoded by the exons ATGGATCGTTTTAAATTGCGAAAAGCTGAACCCAAAGATGTGCCTGACATACTGCGACTCATAAAG GAACTGGCTAAATATGAAGACATGGAAGATCAAGTGATACTGACTGAGAAAG ATCTGCTCGAGGACGGATTCGGTGACCATCCATTTTACCACTGCATCGTGGCGGAAGTCCCCAGTGACAAGCAGAGCAACAACG GTCCTGTGGTGATTGGGTTTGCCATGTACTACTTCACATATGACCCCTGGATTGGCAAGCTGCTTTACCTGGAAGACTTCTTTGTCATGGGAGAGTACAGGG GGTTTGGCATYGGCTCAGAGATCCTCAAGCTCCTCAGTCAT acaGCAGTCAAGACTCGCTGCAGCAGCATGCACTTCATCGTCGCCGAGGGCAACCAGGCGTCGATAGAGTTCTACAAGCGTCGCGGCGCAGCTGACCTCTCtctggaggaggggtggaggctCTTCAAGATCGACAAGASCTCCCTCCTCAAGATGTCCTCCGGCCCCGAAGAGTGA